AGCCCTAGACTTACAAGGCCTCAGCACACGCTGAGGCCTTTTCATGCATCACAAGAATGTCACAGTTCCAGCCAGCGCCGGAGTATATCCTTAAGGATCCCTTCTTTGGCGCGAATATCGCCTATATCTGCAAAGGAAATGAGCGCGCGGATGTTGGAGCTCCATTCCAGCAAGCCCGAATTATCAGGTAGGACAGGGTCCGCATTTTTATCCTCCTTAAGGGTGGCGCCAAAGTGGAGGATGAGCCGGATAGGACCCGTGCTACGCACATTAAACGTAATACGGTCCTCACCCTTGAATACATAACTCGGT
Above is a genomic segment from Verrucomicrobiia bacterium containing:
- a CDS encoding DUF1801 domain-containing protein — protein: MKKYPTVPDFLADLKEGSREEVDALREIILSVHPGLVEHIKWNSPSYVFKGEDRITFNVRSTGPIRLILHFGATLKEDKNADPVLPDNSGLLEWSSNIRALISFADIGDIRAKEGILKDILRRWLEL